From a region of the Lactuca sativa cultivar Salinas chromosome 4, Lsat_Salinas_v11, whole genome shotgun sequence genome:
- the LOC111883043 gene encoding uncharacterized protein LOC111883043: MDLPSQIDTTSLDYWMNWRFLLCSICVFGSIILAFFLIWKYDNSRDSETYKEGNQQKKASSLYECEAWMPCVKEIHPAWLLAFRIISFCLLLTACTADVVQQGTDLFYYYTQWTFTLVIFYFAFGSVFSVYGLFRYNKMFTAYSLYGNEQQAIYAPLNPQDLESASNQQEGSCFLLSAEFWCYVFQIVFQMTAGAVMLTDFVYWIVIVPFLTLVDYPMNFLTVLAHSLNLVFLLGDTALNSLRFPWHRISYFIFLTAFYVIFEWVVHAFVNTWWPYPFLDLSMDLAPLWYLIVALLHLPCYAIFALVVELKYRILGRWFPESYRRLR; encoded by the exons ATGGATCTTCCTTCACAAATTGATACTACTAGCCTGGATTACTGGATGAACTGGAGATTCTTGTTATGTTCAATATGTGTCTTTGGTTCCATAATTTTAGCATTCTTTCTGATTTGGAAGTATGACAACTCACGTGACTCAGAAACTTACAAAGAGGGAAACCAACAAAAAAAGGCTTCTTCATTGTATGAATGTGAAGCATGGATGCCATGTGTGAAGGAGATACACCCTGCTTGGTTACTGGCTTTCAGAATCATTTCATTTTGCTTGCTTTTAACCGCTTGCACTGCTGATGTTGTTCAACAAGGGACTGACTTATTTTACTATTATACTCA GTGGACTTTTACACTGGTTATCTTCTATTTTGCG TTTGGATCAGTGTTTTCAGTCTACGGATTGTTTCGCTACAACAAGATGTTTACTGCTTATAGCTTATATGGTAACGAACAGCAAGCAATATATGCCCCTCTCAATCCTCAAGATTTGGAAAGTGCATCAAATCAGCAGGAAGGAAGTTGTTTCTTGCTGAGTGCTGAGTTTTGGTGTTATGTATTTCAAATTGTTTTCCAG ATGACTGCAGGGGCAGTGATGCTAACAGATTTTGTTTATTGGATTGTGATCGTCCCATTTCTTACCCTTGTAGATTATCCAATGAATTTT TTGACAGTTCTTGCACACTCACTTAACCTTGTTTTCCTCCTTGGAGACACAGCCTTGAATAGCTTG CGGTTCCCTTGGCACAGAATTTCATACTTTATCTTCCTTACTGCCTTTTACGTAATCTTTGAATGGGTTGTCCATGCCTTCGTCAATACCTG GTGGCCGTATCCGTTTCTTGACTTGTCTATGGACCTTGCTCCGTTATG GTACTTAATTGTTGCATTATTGCATCTTCCATGCTACGCTATCTTTGCACTAGTTGTGGAATTAAAGTATCGCATATTGGGTAGATGGTTTCCTGAATCATATCGACGCTTGAGATAA